The genomic interval tttaatgaaaaaaacagaaacacgcTAGACTGAGTGCTGTCCTCCTCTGTATGCAATAATACAACAAAACGGCATGAAATCTGATTTTCTTTACTGGTAATAAAGAACTTTTCgtcacactttatattaagtgaccTTAACTACTTAAGTACTTAcattgaaattaataatttgatacaatgcacttattgtgtacatacatgcatttacactgtacttagatttaaaaaatacctaCCTGTAATTACGTctgttattaatttctataattacatttataattacactgttgacctatcctttacaccttaacccacccttaaacctacccataccaccaaactctccctaaccttacccatgtcccacctcaatagcagcaaaagtgttttgcaatgcaATATGACCACATTAAATAcgttgtacttattttttgatgtaagtacatagtagttaaggctacttaatataaagtgggaccgaACTTTCTGTAAGTATGTGAGTCAGTTACATAGATTACAAGTTCTCAGATATATACTGTATAGTTTTGCACAACATGACATTCTATGACCTTAACTAACTTTGTCTAGTCATGAAAATATAGGATGTAGgggtcaaaaataaataatataagtaaATCTGTAGCAAGagtattttttcttctgctttgTTCTGTCTCTCCTGGTTTTTATGAATAAGGCAATCTGGTCTcttgatataataaatgatatatcCCATGAGTAACTAATTGGAATGCCCAATgaatctatatattttattaccaatttttttttttttttcctcaggtttGTTTTCACACAGGTgctttaaaacatgattttctcCCCTTTCactttgtttagtttagtttaatttaactcTAATTCCAATTAGCAGTGTTTACTGCTGAAAAGCgttgctatcacaggaatatataaagtttttatatatgtgaaaatagaaaacagttcatttatattgttataatattttacaatataattgtttttaagtgCTGCTTTGGTGAGtataagaggcttctttaaaaacattaaaaatatctctGGCTACTGAGCCAaatcaaacactttttttttttttttttttttttttttttttccaaatcttGTCTTATTGGTCAACTGCTTGGCATTAgtctgtgatttattttttttattattattttatttttttggcttgCCTTTTTAAATTAAGTCAAGGAAATTGCACCGTAGTCTTATGTCTACCTTGTTCTTTGTTTCAGCCTCTTCTGCTGTCTCTGAGACGAGGACAGGCCTCTGTGTCATATGCTCAGAGCCTGCTAGGAGCTCCAGAAACACGGCTTACTACTCTAAGCAATGGCTTGAGGATTGCCTCTGAAGAGACCAACCAGGCCACATGCACGGTGAATATCTGTTTTTaggctgtaaaaatatatatttttaatagtttgtttgtttattttttattttttacagatgtaaacatttttaatttggtaaacagaaaaaaaaagtcaaataaatatttgactTTTTGTATGTTATATATGTCAAAAATAACAGGAATTGAAAAAGCCTGAATGACTGTCcttaatttttttcacttttaaatgtttaaccaaaAGGAAACTCAAAAGGAAATCAACATGTACTGCTGATGTAattctttgtgtttttcatcTGTCTGGCTTTGCAGGTTGGCCTTTGGATAGGTTGTGGGAGCAGATATGAGTCTGAGAAGAATAATGGAGCTGGATTTTTCCTGGAGCACATGGCGTTTAAAGTATGCCATAAACCATTACTTTGTCTCATTCTCTCTAAATGAACGTTACTAGGGCGGGTATCGCTGCCTCATAATAATGTCATGATAAGGCATGAAGCATTGTATTATCTTCACGTCATATTAGGTCTTGACTGTTACCACTCAGAACATTTTATACAgtttaaattcaataaaaaagctaatttgTTGTAATGAAAAAGTGAATGTAATATTTACTAGCTTTCCTAGGATGGTATCTCTAGCTGTTTGGAAAATAAagtctttatatttttaagtgtggcataaatttaaagggatagttcacctatgACATTGCTTACGTTAGGACCTTTGCAGTGGCTTGAATTGGAACATCTTAAGCCCTTGATCACCTGGAATCTACTATGGAATGGATTTATTGTTTACATTACCGTTCCATTTGTCTGTAGGTATGTCTGGGCTATATCAGTATCAGTAAGCTGCATATGTCACAATCATGTTGCATTGTGGTATATGGAGCTACCTGAagtgtatatatgaatatagTTTCTTCCTCTGTCAAAATTGAATAGTCAAGGAACTGTCCATATAAACTTCCCTCGTTAACTTGACCAAGTGGAATGCACATTAAAATGGCAGGAGGGATTCCCCCAGGAGGAAGTGCTTAAGAAAGTTTACGAGTGTGTCTAAAAGTGAAGTGGAATGCACCCTGACTGTTCACATGGAGGGAATCTGATGACATTTGCAGTAATGATTGAAATCTAGGACTTCTTAAGAGCACATGATGTAAAATGCTGAACTTGTTTATAGTAAGAAAAAATATTGTTGATTGGAATTGGTTGTAATGTGAAAGCAGTTGAAAAGCTATAATGCTGTTTCACTAATTTGcacacttttctttttattccaaACCTTTCTTGGATCAAGGGCACAAAGAAGCACCCACAGTCCGCTCTTGAACAGGCAGTGGAGTCTATGGGAGCTCACCTGAGCGCATACACCTCTCGGGAACATACTGCTTACTACATGAAGACCCTTGCCAAGGACTTGCCTAAAGGTTagaaaataaagcaaatgagCTATTAAAATATGCCAAGGCAGTTTCTTCATGCTACTGTGGATAGATAAATGGCCTAATATATCTAGATGAGCTCTAGAATGGAGTATGTCATATTTACATAGTTAATGTAGTCTTTCTCTGAGTAATCTGTAAGTGTTGCTCTTTCTTATTAATGTCATCTCTTTTGTATTCCCTTTAGCGGTGGAGCTCTTGGCAGAAGTAGTGCAGAGCTCATCTTTGAGTGAGGCTGATATAGAGCAGCAGAGGAGTGTGGTGCTAAGAGAGCTGGAAGAGGTGCAAGGTAGCTTGCAGGATGTTTGCCTGGATTTGCTCCATGCTACAGCTTTCCAGGGTACTCCTCTGGGCCATAGTGTTCTTGGTCCCTCTGCCAATGCCAGGTACACATATAGTTTCAAGATGATGCATTTCACATGTTTCTTATGCTTGCACTGTGTATGTGCTGACCATTTGTTCgtaatacatatattaacaGAACTTTCAAAATCTGATATCAGATTGGATTCATTCTGATTGATGAAAATTAGTGTAAATGTAAACACCTAATGAAACATATTCCTTAAGAATTTAATggaaatctttatttttatttttatttttttctctttgtatttTCAAGGACACTAACTCGCAATGATTTAGTGGAATACATCAGTAGCCATTATAAAGCTCCTCGCATGGTCCTGGCTACAGCTGGAGGTACTACTTTTGAACAGTTATCAAACTTGTCATACAGCAGTGTTTTAATAGAAAATTCACACAAAGCTGAGTTGATTGCTTAAACACTGTCTCCTTGTTCTACTGCAGGAGTAAACCATGATGAGCTTGTGGCTCTGGCTAAGCAGCATTTCAGTGGCGTTTCTTTTGAATATGAAGGTGATGCTGTACCTGTTCTGTCCCCGTGCCGTTTCACTGGGAGTGAGGTAACTTATAAATTGCATGTGTGCATGAAAGGGTCTCAGTGTCTTGCAGTTTCAGTTGATTGACATTTATGTTGGTCTGATCTTATCTTGCTTTCAGATTCGTATGCGTGATGATGCAATGCCCCTAGCACATGTTGCTATTGCTGTAGAGGGAGCTGGAGCTGCAAGTCCTGATATTGTCCCGCTCATGGTTGCCAATTCCATCATTGGTAGCTATGACATCACATTTGGGGGTGGCAAGGTTAGTTTATAACTTTGTGAAATTTTTATCTCCTAAGCATTTGTTTGGTGTGTATGAAGTTGAAATAGGAACAGGTACCttgcagtgttaattttgacagcaaaattTGATTTAGTCTCAGTCATAGTCCTTTGACTAAtttgccatttagttttagtcacattttagtcatctgaattgttttagttttagtctactTTTGGTCGATTAAATGTCATACGATTTTAgttatcaaataaaatcaaatgggtttagttacagtttaattgcatttattaggcatttctctaaaattaccaaactcattgtatagggttgatattaaggttttatcattatagacacagatttaactgctgtggcatgcaacatatttttatattaaaatgaactgaaaccaCTTCctataaagaaacaagaacatgttCTTCTTTTCAGTGAAATACCAAAtggttatataggctaattatgcattctttataacaacttgtttaccatTCTTCGTGCTTTCaccagacatatttatttatttatttatttatataaatgatttttgattaatctgtattagggctactaaagtgattcagtcaagaacagtgaatgattttctgtctttctgttgcttgattaacatcaatgccacagacaatagcaactaaattaggctgctgtccctttaaaaccggatgcaatgtactgatacatgtccgatattctcccaactgtttatgTTCAGCCAAGACGTAACCGAGTGTGTTTACGTGAATACTCGTCAAAACGGACAATTCGACaacattttgtgtttattgCTCTGTTCATGAGAGGTGAAAGAGTACTTGTGTGCTGTGTGAGAGGCGCTGCTTCGGTGtctgcgctcagaaaaccagaccgaattgagttctcttttgcgTCGTCAAATTTGTCCATATatctgctcttctcttactttcagatattttttaacgttttatgaGACGAGCAGCAAATGTATGCTAGCTTATGTCCTGCTGGATAGATCGATAGACTATGATACACTTCGTATATATGTATCTAACCTCCTAACCATGCAGCAGATTCATTCTGAATGAATCTATTCCCAAATTGTCCCTCcataacatttttctcatttatttgttgatgaaaatgttaatagatttccatcatagtttttgtcatttaaaatgagtttgtttcgtTATCGTCTCATCTTCGACAgtcaaaaaatgttgttgacaAAAATTATGACACAAATTATCAAATTATAAATCAACTAAATTAACACTGGTACCTTGTGATTTGATTCTAACTAGGGATTCTTGATGCCTCTTGCAGTCTTTGGCAATTAAGATGACTTCTGGAAAATTCAGTGTAAAGGTTTCACCTAAATTCTGTCCTAAAATGCACAGCAAGCTTTGTGCTGTGTTCCATTTCTTAGAAGTTAGAAGTGGGATATTATAATCAAATATGAGAATTTCATTCGGttttaataaaacagaacataGAGCTTAAACATTGTCATTATTAAAACAGTCCGCATTTTGATTCCTCCACCCACAGAAATGATCAAATCACAGGCATGTGATTGTGTCCCATAGTTGTCATTCCTGTGTTAATCTGTTCATACCATATATCTTAAGAGTTCATGATGCAGGATgttgatattttaatgttttggctGATATTAAttatgtactaaaaaaaaaaaaaataacactacaATCAAAAATCAAAGTTTTACATGCTGCCAGTAAATTTGGGCATAACtgcattataatgtacagtacaaaaaccttgtatttaaaggagaagtccacttccagaacagcaatttacagataatgtactgacccccttgtcatccaagatgttcatgtctgtcttcagtcgtaaagaaattacgtttttttgaggaaaacatttcaagatttttctccatatattggactgctatggtggcccgagtttgaacttccaaaatgcagtttaaatgtggcttcaaatgatcccaaatgctgttgtaaacgatcccagctgaggaagaagggtcttatctagcaaaactatcggttattttaataaaaataatacaatttatatactttttttaatctcaaacattagtcttgtcttgctctgtctgaactttgtgtattctgattcaagacagttagggtatgtcgaaaaactctgatcgtattttctccctctacttcaaaaatcatcactgcagaagttccgacccagtttatgcaaagtgaacatgcaaagaagatcaaacacccttttgacgattttgaagttgagggagaacatgagatgggagtttttcgacatactctaactgtcatgaaccggaaaaaagtttggaaagagcaagacaagacgagtgtttgacattaaaaagcatatatattgtattatttttatgaaaataaccagtcgtttcactagataagacccttcttcctcagctgggattgtttacaaccgcatttaaactgcattttagaagttcaaactcggcaccatagcagtccattaaatggagaaaaatcctgaaatgtgttGTGGTAAATGTTACTGGTAACTCAACTGGTACTGTTATAGCGTTGTATCCAGTAGCTTTGTTAACAGTATATACTTTTGtcataaactaaattaataatatgaGGTATTGGAAATGGAAAAAGTGTAATGGAGCCATCCCTGCTAGTCATACAACAAGCATCTTAGTGTCATTCAaactacagcatttatttgtgtgtaaaaacacttgagtgtgtgtttttaatcattttaaattccaAGATCAATCATTCAGTCAATGCTGTTTTCTTTCCAAAAACCACAATAAGCTTAGTGCTTAAAAAAAGGTCTGAGCTTCCAAATTCCGATTTAATGCTTTTCAATGTGGATCAACAGATTGCTATTGCCACCTCAGTTCAATAGGCAGCGTGGAGCACACGTGCAATGATAATCTCTACTTTACTACTAGTGTTATAGCAAgaattaaacataaatgaacaataaagTCTATGTACAATACAACTGTATGAATGTTATCATGTTACATAATAATCACTCATTCAGTTTTCTAAGTCTTAGTGAAGTCTTAATTCATCTTAGTGATatcccatttatttatttttataaatcccatttcagtttttataatagccactgttgatattattattattattatttataatattttcccCTACCTTTCTTATTAGTATAAACGTGCATTCTGCCATGCAtacacacagttttttttttttatgagaatggaagtttaatttgcAAGTTAACTGAGCATAATAGaaattgtaatgtaatatatattaaatacaattgtGGTTGCTTTGCTTTAGGGttatgaaataatgttacatgttgttgtttgtttgtttttttttgttttttttttgtatatagcACTTAAGCAGCCGCCTGGCTCGTCTGGCTGCAGAGCTGAACCTGTGTCACAGTTTCCAGGCTTTCCACTCTTCATACAGTGACACTGGCCTACTgggtatttattttgttacagACAAACATAAAATAGAGGACATGATGCATTGGGCTCAGAATGCCTGGTAAGTTCAGATAACACACAGAGCATATGGGATTGTCCTCTGATGTTTTATAGTTGTATTTGAGATGATGAATATATGTGCTCTTGATGTTTCTGTATTATAGGATGAATTTGTGCACCACAGTAACTGAGAGTGATGTGGCTCGAGCCAAGAATGCTTTAAAGGCTAGCTTAGTGGGACAGCTCAATGGTAATAAACTCAAACATACTTCCTTTTATACACAGTCTATACCTTTTCTCTCTTTGCATCAAAATGTAGTCCTAGTAAAGAAATCAgattttttcagtttcattggaATTGGTGTAGCTAGTAGTCTTGTtagcaatatatatttttgttaatgataTGAGGTATAGATCTAAATCTGTTGGAATTGACACTGTTATTGAGCCTTCCCTACTAGTTATACAACAAGCACATTAGTTTCATTAAGGTTACAGCAAGTATTTGTGTGTAAAAAccctttaatatgttttttaccAAGTTAGCATATCATGTAGCTCTTTGGGGATCATTTCAAAATCTAATCTACATGGAATTTGAACTGGTTTAATTGCAATTATATGatgtaagtaaaaatattttcgtAAATAAGCAATCGCTTCTTAGTACTCGACACAGAGTCTATAaaacaaagtatttttatttccagCAGATGATTGTGGCTAAACCCAAAAACAACATAACACTGCCTCACAGTACAACATGTCTTAACTTTGCTAAATGCGTCTCCTTTTTTGGTTACATACCAATCAATTTTTGGAGATGTTGGAGAAAAATGTATGATTATAGTAATTTAATTGTAGCTGATGTTGTGCAAAAGTACATCAGCTGCAGATATTGCATTTGTTTGATATTGTGCACCTCTACTTTAAACTGTAGTGACAGCAGAGCTTGACAGACATGCTTTTTGCTGTAATATTGACTTTATACctatacacatacataaacaaacactATGTTTTTCCTTGTTTTCAGGAACTACACCTGTTTGTGATGACATTGGCAGACACATACTAAATTATGGTCGCCGCATCCCATTGGCAGAGTGGGATGCCAGAATTGAGGTAAATTGTCCATGTTAGGAAACCTACAATAGCCGAGTGAATGCACTGTTTGAGATGACATTGTTTCTttttatgaatacatttttgcttgtttgtctCTTACTAGGCTGTGACTCCCAAGATTGTCCGGGATGTCTGCTCTAAATACATCTATGACAAATGCCCAGCTGTGTCTGCAGTTGGTGAGTcagttaatttttgtatttaatattgcGTTTTGTGTGTTGGTAATTCTGTGTTGGagtgaataaatatttagtggAATTCTCTTCTGTATTCTCGATTAGCATGACATATAAATAAGAAATTTATCTAGTAACCAGTGGAGTGATGATATATACGATAATGTTGAGAACACACCTcctcactcacacactcacacacatacatatatatatatatatatatatatatatatatatatatgtaaacatttttttatatatatataaaaaaaattatctaaattaaaaaaaatatttttttttcatatttgaaaaaaataaaagagaataaagtgtgtaagccgcttttccactatcgtgCCGAACGGTTCTTATAACGGTCAGGTATGGTTCCAGTTGTgtttccacctgagcctggtacGGCACGGCACGATTACAAACTGTTCTCGGCCCGGAATTCTCGGCACGGATAGACAACCGTGCCAAACCGTGCTCATAGAATGTGTGTGCTAAGCGAAATCTCGCTATTTGATCAAACAGCCAAGTAAACAGCTGTTACGCTGCGTTCatagctcatgcattaatactgtcaataaatgtgttagttttcagaaaggttttaccttctgtgtttgtctccgttggcatgcatatcccctcagcatttgttggtaacgttatacctgtcgtcgcctgtttattttattttttgctttgcttgtagatgtgtcctttttttctgttacttaacgaagtcccaaaaacagaaatatctgatcatatCTCTGTTTACATTACAATTGCGTTAAGAAGGCAACGACTAaggcatttttatttacattccaaagagttccgttatcggcaccacagtggaaaatgaaaccgtatccgtgctgactagcccggatcggcacggaacggaacggttaagcgaagagaacggttcggcccgatagtggaaaagcggctaatAATAATTCCTGCTttgtacagaaaaacaaaagccCAAATAGAGAACCAGTTGGCCGAAGCACCAGCGATTGCTCTGACAACAGACAGCTGGACGTCCTTCTATTAGTTTATAACTACAATACTActacaatattacattacatttttttttttatcaggagctttttggttttggttatAAAGgaggttttgttttatatgcTGCTAAAAATAAACCCCAGAAGATGGGTGAAGAATAGCTCCATCAttgtttaaagtaaaagaaaaaaacaagatcatacttttttgatgttttaataaataaaaaagtgaaaaaaatcaaagaaattaTCTGGAAAACATACCAAACCGTGACACCACTGTGTCGTATCGAACCGAACCGTGATTTTTGTGAACCGTTACAccccttatatatatatatatatatatatatatatatatatatatatatatatatatagtgtgtggTATAGAGATTGTATtaagaattatgaaatttaacTGGTATTAAGATCTGAATTTTTGTAAccttgccattttttttatttttttttcttaatgcaGGTCCAGTAGAGCAGCTGCCAGATTATAACAGAATGAGAAGTGCTATGTACTGGCTCcgattttaaatgttctttgggCTGTCAGCTTTCACTGATATGATTTCTCTCTTTGGATCCTTTGTTCTCTCATCATTTTTTACATACCCTTATCTTGTATGAATTTGATGAGTAGCATATTTGCCCATTTGTTATCTTAGCCATCTTTTCCCAAGCTCCGATGAAGAGAGAGGATCTAAAATGTCACACATGGCACAGAgctatttatgaatttatgtgaTGTTTTGTTTCTGTCCATTTTGTATATAGCAATAGCTCTCATTCCGACTTCAAATAGAACCCTGTCACAtcaagtttttatttgttttggttgCTTCAGGGAAAATAAACCCATTCAGTTTTTCTGGTAAACAGGCAGTAAACTTACTTGTGGGCTAAGAGAATGGGAAGATATGTTAAAAGAATTGTTAAAGAATAAAGgatgacaaattaaaatgacagctGTGTTAAGCTATTTTACAATTGCCTCTTCCAATTAAGGATGCTTAGCTGTTCttgtcattattaaaataaacaagcacagttcatacattttaatattcatgttGGTGAGTGTTCTGGAAATATCAATCTTGTGATTTTGTTAAAGGGACTGATGTGGAAGGAAAATAAGGCTTTTCAGAAAACTATTGTGTAAATTTAGCCATGTccatgaatttattttttttaatcgttCTCAGACAGCCAAGATACTTGATGCAACTGATGTGACAGAAATGGATCTAATTGTAAtgatttaatcaaatatttgtACTTGTGCAACTACAGATTACACATgatcagaaaaaacaaaaactactgaatttcaaaaaatttatttgttcattcaaaGCCTAATATAACAGTAAATGCACAAGGTACTGGATCAACAGGGTCTTGTTACCTTTTTCCAGTTTGTTTTTCTCAGTAAGAAAAATGAAATGGTTTTAACTTACCATAGAATTAGACCACACTAAACCCTGTCATATAATAAGCTATGAATTTAAAAACCAGAGACCAGTTTTCATGTAGaaacatgaatcatttttacatttattcattttaagtgaTTGCAATAGTTTCACAACttttctgttcatattttaACCTATAAttgtttcaaatatatattaaggGCAGTTAAAAGCCAGCGAACGCAAAGGCATCAGGACCAGATCTGTTTGTCTTAAGTTACAAATGAGTAGTT from Labeo rohita strain BAU-BD-2019 chromosome 6, IGBB_LRoh.1.0, whole genome shotgun sequence carries:
- the LOC127166820 gene encoding cytochrome b-c1 complex subunit 1, mitochondrial; translation: MVASVWRITGEVNRALAKAGYPLLLSLRRGQASVSYAQSLLGAPETRLTTLSNGLRIASEETNQATCTVGLWIGCGSRYESEKNNGAGFFLEHMAFKGTKKHPQSALEQAVESMGAHLSAYTSREHTAYYMKTLAKDLPKAVELLAEVVQSSSLSEADIEQQRSVVLRELEEVQGSLQDVCLDLLHATAFQGTPLGHSVLGPSANARTLTRNDLVEYISSHYKAPRMVLATAGGVNHDELVALAKQHFSGVSFEYEGDAVPVLSPCRFTGSEIRMRDDAMPLAHVAIAVEGAGAASPDIVPLMVANSIIGSYDITFGGGKHLSSRLARLAAELNLCHSFQAFHSSYSDTGLLGIYFVTDKHKIEDMMHWAQNAWMNLCTTVTESDVARAKNALKASLVGQLNGTTPVCDDIGRHILNYGRRIPLAEWDARIEAVTPKIVRDVCSKYIYDKCPAVSAVGPVEQLPDYNRMRSAMYWLRF